A stretch of Pseudomonas taetrolens DNA encodes these proteins:
- a CDS encoding ComEA family DNA-binding protein gives MRTAFLSSIFLALIVGISSVVHAASPADHVESLVAAQLAPDAQVVTINLNTADEATLQRELTGVGAAKARAIVAYREANGDFASADELLEVKGVGKAIYEKNRDKVAVN, from the coding sequence ATGCGTACTGCCTTTCTTTCTTCGATCTTTTTGGCTTTGATAGTCGGTATTTCCAGTGTGGTTCATGCTGCTTCACCGGCAGATCATGTTGAGTCCCTGGTGGCTGCACAACTCGCGCCTGATGCTCAGGTAGTGACGATTAATCTCAATACAGCCGATGAGGCGACGCTACAGCGTGAGCTCACTGGCGTTGGGGCTGCCAAAGCCAGGGCGATAGTGGCTTACCGTGAGGCTAACGGTGACTTTGCTTCGGCAGATGAGTTGCTGGAAGTCAAAGGGGTAGGCAAAGCCATCTATGAGAAGAACCGCGATAAGGTGGCTGTGAACTGA